A genomic window from Gossypium hirsutum isolate 1008001.06 chromosome D10, Gossypium_hirsutum_v2.1, whole genome shotgun sequence includes:
- the LOC107915888 gene encoding uncharacterized protein: MVGCKNKENLDFKGFKKKGIDPRLNELMWQMFAGIVATGENAWAPSSGVLPSGVLMGDDAPNEGFGDSDEHSNENEGIPPDEVPSNPSHEIPNRRKQTLETVHGKGKKSSSSRKSSRNTLITQIEKLCESMASPRKSVNEIIFPHSQYTISNAMDALRALGDEIPKKR, from the exons ATGGTGGGCTGCAAAAATAAG gaaaatcttgattttaaaggatttaagaagaaaggaattgatccacgattgaatgagttaatgtgGCAAATGTTTGCTGGCATTGTAGCCACTGGAGAGAACGCATGGGCACCTTCGTCTGGTGTTCTTCCAAGTGGGGTTCTTATGGGAGATGATGCACCTAATGAGGGATTTGGTGATTCAGATGAACATAGTAACGAGAATGAAGGTATTCCTCCTGATGAGGTACCATCAAACCCTTCTCATGAAATTCCTAATCGAAGAAAGCAAACACTTGAGACTGTACAcggtaaaggaaaaaaatcaagttcaagtagaaaatcatcaagaaatacattaattactcagattgagaaattgtgtgagagtatggctagtccaaggaagtcagtgaatgaaattatttttcctcactctcaatatactatttcaaatgcaatggatgctttgcgtgctttgggagatgaaattccaaaaaaaagataa